One segment of Gammaproteobacteria bacterium DNA contains the following:
- a CDS encoding diguanylate cyclase — protein MTIPDEHQATLLVVDDMIENIEILNNALCDRYRILFATNGLEALAVVQEQSPDLILLDVIMPGMDGRQVCKQLKQNPLTREIPVIFVTAKDQEEDEEIGLHLGAVDYLTKPVRPGIVKLRVGIHLELKRYREHLARLSMTDGLTGIANRRCFDEFLETQWLHTVRSEAALSLILADVDHFKAYNDHYGHVAGDRCLQVVATTLANGLTRRTDLAARYGGEEFACVLLGTHHAGALVIAERLRQRVASLRLDHARSPKHSFITVSMGVATLEPDQHISPQALIEKADQHLYQAKQMGRNRIVGNQ, from the coding sequence ATGACCATACCCGATGAACATCAGGCGACTCTTCTGGTGGTCGACGATATGATTGAAAATATTGAAATTTTAAACAATGCACTGTGCGATCGCTATCGCATTCTGTTCGCCACGAATGGTCTGGAGGCGCTGGCGGTGGTGCAAGAGCAATCGCCGGATCTCATCCTGTTAGATGTCATCATGCCGGGTATGGATGGGCGCCAGGTTTGCAAACAACTAAAACAGAACCCGTTGACTCGGGAAATACCGGTAATTTTCGTGACTGCGAAGGATCAGGAAGAGGATGAGGAGATTGGCCTGCACTTGGGCGCTGTCGATTACCTGACCAAGCCGGTGCGTCCCGGCATCGTCAAGTTACGAGTGGGCATCCATTTGGAACTGAAACGCTACCGGGAGCATCTGGCCAGGCTTTCAATGACCGACGGCTTGACCGGGATTGCTAACCGCCGCTGTTTCGATGAGTTTCTCGAAACCCAATGGCTTCATACCGTTCGCTCCGAGGCGGCGCTGTCGCTCATTCTAGCGGATGTGGATCATTTTAAAGCCTACAATGACCACTACGGTCACGTCGCCGGCGATCGCTGTTTACAGGTCGTTGCAACCACTCTAGCGAATGGATTAACCCGGCGCACCGATTTAGCGGCTCGTTACGGCGGCGAAGAATTCGCTTGCGTGCTGCTAGGGACTCACCATGCGGGCGCATTGGTCATTGCAGAACGATTACGGCAGCGGGTAGCGTCCCTGCGTCTCGACCATGCCCGCTCGCCAAAGCATTCTTTCATAACCGTCAGCATGGGCGTAGCGACTCTGGAACCCGATCAACACATTAGCCCCCAAGCCTTGATCGAAAAAGCCGATCAACATCTATATCAGGCTAAACAAATGGGGAGAAACCGGATTGTGGGGAATCAATAA
- a CDS encoding IS982 family transposase — translation MPLEDFIITVFCWVDEHLNALLGDHCLRSRGFAPKLNDSEVITMEVVGEFLGLDTDVGIWKYFGRHWPSWFPELGSRTTFAQQAANLWVIKQRLHQQLLIELGAATDPIRLVDGCPLPLCVLTRAPHCRLFPAVADFGYCAAKKQYYYGLHGHLMVTIHGVITAWTVTPATGDEREALWDLTEGVQGWVIGDKGYLSAFLQTELATTGIDLQTPLRANMIDPRPPWAVQQLTRTRRLVETVIGQLTEPFHFEKIRARDVWHLTSRIARKVLAHTLGIFMNRQVGRSDLQFEGLIA, via the coding sequence ATGCCGCTCGAAGACTTTATCATCACGGTGTTTTGTTGGGTAGACGAACACCTGAATGCCCTGCTCGGGGATCACTGCTTACGCTCGCGAGGCTTCGCCCCCAAGCTGAATGATAGTGAAGTGATCACGATGGAAGTCGTCGGCGAGTTCTTAGGGCTGGATACGGATGTGGGCATCTGGAAGTACTTCGGTCGTCATTGGCCGTCGTGGTTCCCGGAACTCGGATCGCGGACGACGTTTGCCCAGCAGGCGGCGAATCTGTGGGTGATCAAGCAGCGGCTTCATCAGCAGCTGCTGATCGAGTTGGGGGCGGCGACGGACCCGATTCGCTTGGTGGATGGTTGCCCTCTGCCCCTCTGTGTGTTGACCCGTGCCCCGCACTGTCGGTTATTTCCTGCGGTGGCGGATTTTGGCTATTGTGCGGCAAAGAAGCAGTACTATTACGGGCTTCACGGTCATCTGATGGTCACGATCCATGGCGTCATCACGGCGTGGACGGTGACGCCCGCTACGGGTGATGAACGCGAGGCGTTGTGGGATTTGACCGAAGGTGTTCAGGGTTGGGTGATCGGCGACAAAGGTTACCTGAGCGCCTTTCTTCAGACGGAACTGGCCACGACCGGGATTGACTTGCAAACCCCCTTGCGGGCCAACATGATCGATCCGCGTCCCCCGTGGGCTGTCCAGCAGCTTACGAGAACCCGCCGCCTCGTGGAAACGGTCATCGGTCAGCTCACCGAGCCATTCCATTTTGAGAAAATCCGGGCGCGGGATGTGTGGCACTTGACGAGTCGGATCGCCCGAAAAGTCTTAGCGCACACCTTGGGTATTTTCATGAACCGACAAGTCGGTCGGTCAGACCTCCAGTTTGAGGGCCTGATCGCCTGA
- a CDS encoding transposase encodes MSDGWCAYRHFEPRLRCWAHLLRKAQGLIDSYGQETCAFGRHVLDLLKVLMAAVYATREGSPTDDLPTRYAEDLACLRMTCEPLKDHTHAKTRALAVELLNDWDAIFQVLHHPELPLTNNEAERALRHWAILRKISRGTRTPTGSRTFTVLASVMTTCRQRGHSPSPDRRAAIADRRAGRPLASLPTPVMQGV; translated from the coding sequence ATGAGCGATGGGTGGTGCGCCTATCGGCATTTCGAGCCGCGGTTGCGGTGCTGGGCGCATCTCCTGCGCAAGGCGCAGGGGTTGATCGACAGTTACGGTCAGGAGACCTGCGCGTTTGGCCGCCACGTGCTCGACTTGTTGAAAGTCCTGATGGCGGCAGTGTACGCCACCCGGGAAGGATCACCTACCGACGACTTGCCGACCCGGTATGCCGAGGACTTGGCCTGCCTGCGGATGACCTGCGAACCCCTCAAAGACCACACCCATGCGAAGACTCGGGCGTTAGCGGTGGAGTTACTGAATGACTGGGACGCGATCTTCCAGGTCTTGCATCATCCTGAGTTACCGCTCACCAACAACGAGGCCGAGCGTGCGCTCCGTCACTGGGCGATTCTTCGTAAGATCAGCCGCGGCACCCGCACACCCACCGGTTCGCGCACCTTCACCGTACTGGCCAGCGTCATGACGACCTGCCGACAGAGGGGCCATTCCCCGTCGCCCGATCGCCGCGCCGCCATCGCCGATCGCCGCGCCGGACGCCCCTTGGCCTCTCTACCCACTCCCGTTATGCAGGGAGTGTGA
- a CDS encoding NAD(P)H-binding protein, which yields MEVEQPSGMRALLVGATGLVGGHCLGELLYDNDFSAVTVFVRRPLEWIPPKLAVHVVNFDCLENYVEAINADVVLCCLGTTHSAAGSPEAFAKVDHIYVAELARLAASRGVSRFVLVSTVGADPASPVFYNRVKGRAEAAVSELPFKAVHILRPSLLLGQRWEPRPTEDWGKQFAPYWSWLLWGPFSRYRPVEAETVASRMVELAKSDLEGVHIHYFNS from the coding sequence ATGGAGGTAGAGCAACCTTCGGGAATGCGCGCCTTGTTAGTCGGTGCGACCGGTCTGGTCGGTGGCCATTGTCTGGGCGAATTGCTGTACGACAACGATTTTAGTGCAGTAACCGTCTTTGTGCGCCGTCCACTGGAATGGATTCCTCCCAAACTGGCTGTCCATGTCGTGAATTTCGATTGCCTCGAAAATTACGTCGAGGCGATTAATGCCGACGTCGTGCTGTGCTGCCTGGGTACGACGCATAGTGCCGCAGGTTCGCCCGAAGCCTTTGCCAAGGTCGATCACATCTACGTTGCCGAACTGGCGCGTCTCGCGGCGTCTCGCGGCGTCTCGCGTTTTGTGCTGGTCTCGACGGTCGGCGCCGATCCAGCCTCGCCAGTCTTCTACAATCGCGTTAAGGGCCGCGCCGAAGCAGCCGTTAGCGAACTTCCATTCAAGGCGGTTCACATCCTGCGGCCCTCACTGCTGTTAGGCCAACGCTGGGAACCCCGGCCCACCGAGGACTGGGGTAAGCAATTTGCGCCGTACTGGTCCTGGCTCTTATGGGGGCCATTCAGCCGCTACCGGCCTGTCGAAGCGGAAACGGTCGCTTCGCGCATGGTGGAACTGGCCAAAAGCGATCTGGAAGGCGTCCATATCCACTACTTCAATTCTTGA
- a CDS encoding YfhL family 4Fe-4S dicluster ferredoxin, whose protein sequence is MALMITDECINCDVCEPECPNEAISQGDEIYVIDPKLCTECVGHFDEPQCIEVCPVDCILVDPNYTETHEQLQAKYDQLTSAA, encoded by the coding sequence ATGGCGCTGATGATTACCGATGAATGTATCAATTGTGATGTGTGCGAGCCAGAGTGTCCGAACGAAGCGATTTCCCAAGGCGATGAAATTTATGTTATTGATCCCAAGCTTTGCACGGAGTGCGTGGGTCATTTTGACGAACCCCAATGCATCGAAGTCTGCCCGGTGGATTGTATTCTCGTCGATCCCAATTACACCGAGACCCACGAACAACTGCAAGCCAAGTATGATCAGCTGACCAGCGCGGCTTGA
- the coaD gene encoding pantetheine-phosphate adenylyltransferase: MSVVAIYPGTFDPITNGHADLVERGARMFERLVVSIAANPNKQPLFSLEERVELVNEVVAHLPHVEVRGFDVLLVNYAKSIGANVLMRGLRAVADFEFEFQLASMNRRLNPQIESIFLTPAEQYAFISSSLVREVAKLGGNIAPFVHPKVEAALAAKFALRK; encoded by the coding sequence ATGTCCGTCGTCGCTATCTACCCCGGCACCTTTGATCCTATTACCAACGGTCATGCTGATCTGGTCGAACGCGGCGCCCGCATGTTCGAACGGCTGGTCGTCAGTATCGCCGCTAATCCCAACAAGCAGCCTCTGTTCTCGCTGGAGGAACGGGTGGAATTGGTTAACGAAGTCGTCGCGCATCTACCGCATGTCGAGGTGCGCGGCTTCGATGTCCTATTGGTGAACTATGCCAAAAGCATTGGCGCGAATGTGCTGATGCGTGGCTTGCGCGCCGTCGCCGACTTTGAATTTGAATTCCAGTTGGCCAGCATGAACCGTCGCCTGAATCCACAGATTGAGTCAATCTTTTTGACGCCCGCCGAACAGTACGCCTTTATTTCTTCCAGCCTGGTGCGGGAAGTCGCCAAGCTAGGCGGCAATATTGCCCCCTTCGTCCATCCCAAAGTTGAAGCGGCGTTGGCGGCAAAATTCGCATTGCGAAAATAA
- the rsmD gene encoding 16S rRNA (guanine(966)-N(2))-methyltransferase RsmD, translating into MKSHRRSTQALRIIGGQWRSRRLEFPDLPGLRPTPDRVRETLFNWLAPVLPGARCLDLFAGSGALGIEALSRGAAEVVFVERQPLAVRALRNNLDRLSASNARVDPLDALTWLRPSGTPFDIVWLDPPFGEGLLEPACALLEQGGWLAAIAWIYLETQADQPRPLLPAHWTFHREKTAGMVTYRLARRELSSPLQLPDLP; encoded by the coding sequence ATGAAATCACATCGGCGCTCGACGCAAGCCTTGCGGATTATCGGTGGGCAATGGCGCAGCCGGCGCCTGGAATTTCCAGACTTGCCCGGATTGCGGCCCACCCCGGACCGGGTGCGGGAGACGCTATTCAACTGGTTAGCCCCGGTCTTGCCGGGTGCGCGTTGTCTGGATTTGTTCGCCGGCAGCGGCGCGCTGGGTATCGAGGCGCTCTCGCGCGGCGCGGCGGAAGTGGTGTTTGTCGAACGCCAGCCACTGGCGGTTCGCGCCCTGCGGAACAATCTTGATCGATTGTCTGCCTCAAACGCCCGAGTCGATCCGCTTGATGCGCTTACCTGGTTGCGCCCGTCGGGAACCCCGTTCGATATTGTATGGCTCGATCCACCCTTCGGCGAAGGTTTGCTGGAACCCGCGTGCGCACTTCTGGAACAGGGCGGTTGGCTGGCGGCAATCGCCTGGATTTATCTGGAAACCCAAGCAGACCAACCTCGACCGCTATTACCGGCACACTGGACTTTCCACCGGGAGAAAACCGCTGGGATGGTAACCTACCGACTGGCGCGACGAGAACTCTCTTCACCGCTCCAGTTGCCGGATTTGCCTTAG
- the grpE gene encoding nucleotide exchange factor GrpE — MPEAPMPVDGEDTEILVSREEFDTLQRDLDQALAKADEHWKLYLGAHAEMENLRKRTERDVQNAHKFALERFFNELLPVRDSLEMGLAAADETTNIAKLREGVDLTLKQLTAAMEKFGVHEVNPVGARFDPHRHEAMAMAPTDQAEPNTVMQVVQKGYVLNERLIRPAKVIVAQAPPPPAR; from the coding sequence ATGCCAGAAGCCCCCATGCCGGTTGACGGGGAAGATACGGAAATTCTGGTGAGCCGCGAAGAGTTTGATACGCTCCAGCGTGATTTGGATCAAGCATTGGCTAAAGCTGATGAACACTGGAAGTTGTATTTGGGCGCCCACGCCGAAATGGAAAACCTGCGCAAACGCACCGAGCGTGATGTGCAGAACGCCCACAAATTTGCCCTGGAACGGTTTTTTAATGAATTGCTGCCGGTGCGCGACAGTCTGGAAATGGGACTGGCGGCGGCTGACGAAACCACCAATATCGCCAAATTGCGCGAAGGCGTTGACCTGACCCTCAAGCAACTGACTGCGGCGATGGAAAAATTCGGCGTTCATGAAGTCAATCCGGTGGGCGCACGGTTTGACCCGCACCGGCACGAAGCCATGGCGATGGCGCCGACCGATCAGGCTGAACCCAATACGGTCATGCAGGTGGTGCAAAAGGGCTATGTTCTCAATGAGCGTTTAATTCGCCCGGCCAAGGTGATTGTCGCCCAAGCCCCTCCGCCGCCTGCCCGTTGA
- the dnaK gene encoding molecular chaperone DnaK, which produces MSNIIGIDLGTTNSCVAIMEGGKPRVIENSEGDRTTPSIVAFMEDGEITVGQPAKRQAVTNPQNTLFAVKRLIGRRFNEPEVQKDIDLVPYKIVKNDNNDAWVEARGKKMAPPEISARVLMKMKKTAEDYLGHPITEAVITVPAYFNDSQRQATKDAGRIAGLEVKRIINEPTAAALAFGMDKSSSKDRKIAVYDLGGGTFDISIIEIAEVDGEKQFEVLSTNGDTFLGGEDFDKRIIDYLIDQFQKESGINLTNDPLALQRLKEAAEKAKIELSSSQQSEINLPYITADASGPKHLNLKLTRAKLESLVEDLVDKTIGPCRVALKDAGLGVGQIDDVLLVGGQTRMPKVQEKVREFFGKEPRKDVNPDEAVAVGAAIQGGVLGGSVKDVLLLDVTPLSLGIETLGGVMTKLIEKNTTIPTKAQQVFSTADDNQTAVTVHVLQGEREMASANKSLGKFDLQDIPPAPRGVPQIEVTFDIDANGILHVSAKDKATGKENRIVIKASSGLSEEEIKRMVGDAEAHAEEDKKFHELVNARNQAENLIHATEKTLRDLGDKVEGGERAEIESAISDLRTTVKSDNKSAIEAKTRTLGELSGKMAERIYGAGGPGGPAGGPAGGAHKPADEGVVDAEFEEIKK; this is translated from the coding sequence ATGAGCAACATTATCGGCATCGACCTGGGCACTACCAATTCCTGTGTAGCCATTATGGAAGGTGGCAAGCCCCGGGTGATTGAAAATAGCGAAGGCGACCGGACTACGCCGTCCATTGTCGCCTTTATGGAAGACGGCGAGATCACCGTCGGTCAACCCGCCAAGCGTCAGGCGGTCACCAATCCCCAGAACACCCTGTTTGCAGTCAAGCGATTGATTGGTCGTCGCTTTAATGAACCCGAGGTGCAAAAGGACATCGATCTGGTGCCCTACAAAATTGTCAAGAATGACAACAATGACGCCTGGGTTGAAGCGCGAGGCAAAAAGATGGCGCCGCCGGAAATTTCCGCGCGGGTGCTGATGAAAATGAAGAAAACTGCCGAGGACTATCTTGGCCACCCGATCACCGAAGCGGTGATCACCGTGCCGGCTTACTTCAACGACAGTCAGCGCCAAGCCACCAAAGACGCCGGGCGCATTGCCGGCCTGGAGGTCAAGCGCATCATCAACGAACCGACGGCGGCGGCGCTGGCCTTTGGCATGGACAAGTCCAGTTCCAAGGATCGCAAGATCGCCGTTTACGATCTGGGCGGCGGCACCTTCGACATCTCGATCATCGAAATCGCCGAGGTCGATGGCGAAAAGCAGTTCGAGGTGCTCTCGACCAACGGCGATACCTTTCTGGGTGGCGAGGACTTCGACAAGCGGATCATTGACTACCTGATTGATCAGTTCCAGAAGGAAAGCGGTATTAATCTGACCAACGATCCGCTGGCGCTACAACGGCTGAAAGAAGCCGCGGAAAAGGCCAAGATTGAACTGTCCTCTAGCCAGCAGAGCGAGATTAATCTGCCGTACATTACCGCTGACGCCAGCGGGCCGAAGCATCTGAATCTGAAGCTGACCCGCGCCAAACTGGAGTCGCTGGTTGAAGATCTGGTCGACAAAACCATCGGTCCCTGCCGGGTGGCGCTCAAAGACGCCGGTCTGGGCGTAGGACAGATCGATGACGTGTTGCTGGTTGGCGGCCAGACGCGCATGCCGAAGGTGCAGGAGAAAGTGCGCGAATTCTTCGGCAAGGAACCGCGCAAGGACGTGAACCCCGACGAAGCCGTCGCCGTCGGCGCGGCGATTCAGGGTGGCGTGCTAGGCGGTTCGGTGAAGGATGTGTTGCTGCTTGACGTGACTCCGTTGAGCCTGGGTATCGAGACCTTGGGCGGGGTGATGACCAAGCTGATCGAGAAGAACACCACGATTCCAACCAAGGCGCAGCAAGTCTTCTCCACTGCCGACGATAATCAGACGGCAGTGACCGTGCATGTCCTACAAGGCGAGCGCGAAATGGCGTCGGCCAACAAGTCACTGGGCAAGTTCGATTTGCAGGATATCCCGCCAGCCCCGCGTGGGGTGCCACAGATCGAAGTCACCTTCGACATCGATGCCAATGGCATCCTGCATGTTTCGGCGAAAGACAAGGCCACCGGCAAGGAGAATCGTATTGTGATCAAGGCGTCTTCCGGTCTGTCCGAAGAAGAGATCAAGCGGATGGTCGGCGATGCCGAGGCGCATGCCGAGGAAGACAAGAAATTCCACGAACTGGTCAATGCTCGCAATCAGGCGGAAAACCTGATCCATGCGACCGAGAAAACCCTGCGTGATCTGGGTGACAAGGTGGAAGGCGGCGAGCGGGCGGAGATCGAATCGGCGATCAGCGATTTGCGCACGACAGTCAAGAGCGACAACAAGAGCGCTATTGAGGCCAAGACCCGGACGCTGGGCGAACTGTCCGGCAAGATGGCTGAACGTATTTACGGCGCTGGCGGCCCCGGCGGTCCCGCAGGTGGTCCAGCGGGCGGTGCTCACAAACCGGCTGACGAGGGCGTGGTGGATGCTGAATTTGAGGAGATCAAGAAGTAA
- the dnaJ gene encoding molecular chaperone DnaJ, with protein sequence MAKRDYYEILNVAHNASEAEIKQAYRRLAMKHHPDRNPGDKVSEEHFKEAKEAYEILSDARKRAAYDQFGHAGVDGSAGGGFGGGPADLGDIFGGVFRDIFGGMRGGSQSYRGSDLRYTLDLTLEEAVFGTTAKIRVPTLVTCASCAGNGAKPGTKPTTCPTCRGVGQVRMQQGFFSIQQTCPRCQGRGTIIPEPCETCRGSGRVEEQKTLSVKVPAGVDNGDRIRLAGEGEAGESGGPPGDLYVQIRVKPHPIFTREDNDLYCEVPISFTTAALGGELEAPTLDGRINLKIPSETQTSKVFRLRGKGVRPVRGGATGDLLCRVVVETPVNLTKEQKELLQQFAETMQAGGKQHAPQEGSWLDGVKKFFEEMKF encoded by the coding sequence ATGGCCAAACGCGACTACTACGAAATCCTCAATGTGGCTCACAACGCCAGTGAGGCGGAAATCAAGCAAGCCTATCGACGGCTGGCAATGAAGCACCATCCCGACCGGAACCCCGGCGACAAGGTGTCCGAAGAACACTTCAAGGAAGCCAAGGAAGCGTATGAAATACTGAGTGACGCCCGCAAACGGGCGGCTTATGACCAATTTGGCCACGCGGGCGTGGACGGTTCGGCGGGTGGCGGATTTGGAGGCGGTCCGGCTGATCTGGGTGATATTTTTGGGGGCGTGTTCCGCGACATTTTCGGCGGGATGCGCGGCGGTAGCCAGAGCTATCGCGGTTCGGATCTTCGCTACACCCTGGATTTAACGCTGGAGGAGGCTGTCTTCGGCACGACCGCTAAAATTCGCGTACCGACCCTGGTGACTTGCGCAAGTTGCGCGGGCAACGGCGCCAAACCGGGTACAAAGCCGACGACCTGTCCCACTTGCCGGGGTGTCGGCCAAGTGCGCATGCAGCAAGGCTTCTTCTCAATCCAGCAGACCTGTCCGCGCTGTCAGGGGCGCGGCACGATCATCCCCGAACCCTGCGAAACCTGTCGCGGCAGTGGCCGGGTCGAGGAACAGAAAACGTTGTCGGTCAAGGTGCCAGCGGGTGTTGATAATGGCGACCGTATCCGGTTGGCTGGCGAGGGCGAGGCGGGGGAGAGTGGCGGACCGCCCGGTGATCTGTATGTGCAGATTCGCGTCAAGCCGCATCCCATCTTTACCCGCGAAGATAACGACCTGTATTGCGAAGTACCGATCAGTTTTACCACGGCGGCGCTGGGCGGCGAACTGGAAGCGCCTACCCTGGATGGTCGTATCAACCTGAAAATCCCCTCGGAGACCCAGACCAGCAAGGTATTCCGCTTGCGCGGCAAAGGTGTGCGGCCAGTGCGCGGCGGCGCGACCGGCGATCTATTGTGTCGCGTGGTGGTGGAAACGCCGGTGAATTTGACGAAAGAACAGAAAGAGTTGTTGCAACAGTTCGCCGAAACCATGCAGGCTGGCGGCAAGCAGCACGCACCGCAGGAAGGCAGTTGGCTGGATGGGGTGAAGAAGTTCTTCGAAGAAATGAAATTCTGA